Proteins co-encoded in one Pseudorhizobium banfieldiae genomic window:
- the gap gene encoding type I glyceraldehyde-3-phosphate dehydrogenase, translating into MTVKVGINGFGRIGRNVLRAIQESGRTDIEVVAINDLGPVETNAHLLRYDSVHGKFPAEVRVEGDTIVVGGGKPIKVTAVKDPKELPWGDVDIAMECTGIFTSKEKASLHLSNGSKRVLVSAPADGADKTIVYGVNHDTLTKDDLVVSNASCTTNCLAPVAYVLHKAFGIEKGYMTTVHSYTGDQPTLDTMHKDLYRARAAALSMIPTSTGAAKAVGLVLPELKGKLDGSAIRVPTPNVSVVDLKFIPSRNVTKEEVNEAIKAAAEGELKGILDYVTGPLVSIDFNHDAHSSNFAADQTKVLEGNLVRILTWYDNEWGFSNRMSDTAVAMGKLI; encoded by the coding sequence ATGACAGTGAAAGTGGGCATCAACGGTTTTGGCCGCATCGGCCGCAACGTCCTGCGCGCGATCCAGGAATCCGGCCGCACCGACATCGAAGTCGTGGCCATCAACGATCTGGGCCCGGTCGAGACCAACGCCCACCTGCTGCGCTATGACAGCGTGCACGGCAAGTTTCCGGCCGAGGTGCGGGTGGAAGGTGACACGATCGTCGTCGGCGGCGGCAAGCCGATCAAGGTGACCGCGGTCAAGGACCCGAAGGAACTGCCCTGGGGTGATGTCGACATCGCCATGGAGTGCACCGGCATCTTCACCTCCAAGGAGAAGGCCTCGCTCCACCTCTCCAACGGTTCGAAGCGGGTCCTCGTCTCGGCCCCGGCGGACGGCGCGGACAAGACCATCGTCTACGGCGTCAACCACGACACGCTGACGAAGGACGACCTCGTCGTTTCCAACGCGTCCTGCACGACCAACTGCCTGGCACCTGTCGCCTATGTCCTGCACAAGGCATTCGGCATCGAGAAGGGCTACATGACGACGGTTCACTCCTACACGGGTGACCAGCCGACGCTCGACACCATGCACAAGGATCTCTACCGCGCCCGCGCCGCGGCCCTGTCGATGATCCCGACGTCCACGGGTGCCGCCAAGGCTGTCGGCCTCGTCCTGCCGGAACTGAAGGGCAAGCTCGACGGCTCGGCGATCCGCGTGCCCACCCCGAACGTCTCGGTCGTCGACCTGAAGTTCATCCCGTCGCGCAACGTCACCAAGGAAGAAGTCAACGAGGCGATCAAGGCTGCCGCCGAAGGCGAGCTGAAGGGCATCCTCGATTACGTCACCGGGCCGCTGGTTTCGATCGACTTCAACCACGATGCCCATTCTTCGAACTTCGCGGCTGACCAGACCAAGGTTCTGGAAGGCAACCTCGTGCGTATCCTCACCTGGTACGACAACGAGTGGGGCTTCTCCAACCGCATGTCCGATACGGCTGTTGCCATGGGCAAGCTCATCTAG
- a CDS encoding potassium/proton antiporter, producing the protein MEAFYILLLVGTILVLVAAFSSLIAFRFGAPLLLVFLSIGLIAGVDGLGISFDNFAFAYMLGSLALAVILFDSGFGTSVHSFRVAAWPALTLASIGVVLTASLFAFGAMLLLDLTWLEGLLLGSIVGSTDAAAVFFLLRIGGINIRDQVRSTLEVESGTNDPMAIFLTIALVEVLASGEGISGLNADFLMLFIEQMALGLIFGLLGGMMIVWILNRFTSDRSLAPIFALALGLLVFAFTGAIGGSGFLAVYVAGIYSGNRKIFAREAIARFHAGLTWLAQIIMFIVLGLLATPSQFPSIAIPAILLGLFLVFIARPLAVWLSLLPFQMTQQETGFVAWVGLRGAVSILLAILPLLGGMENGLLFFNTAFIIVMVSLVLQGWTIKPVARKLGLIIPPRMGEVDKIELDLPGKSTHELISYRVMKESPVLRGERIPRWAMPSLVIRDGRSMRYQYAGRLQEGDQVYLFVTPNYIRLLDRLFASRAPVEEDDEDFFGAFSISPSRPAKELDAAYGPGLLSPTEQHMTIADLLTHRLGGRAEYADRVRFGSVVLIVRDLDEQDAIKSVGVSLEPVEPATALPVFINMREIAHRIRDRLRQYRGKSAKPPEAGHRGEESH; encoded by the coding sequence GTGGAGGCATTCTATATACTCTTGCTGGTGGGCACGATCCTCGTGCTGGTCGCCGCCTTCTCCAGCTTGATTGCCTTCCGCTTCGGTGCGCCGCTGCTGCTTGTCTTTCTGTCGATCGGCCTCATAGCCGGCGTCGACGGTCTCGGCATTTCCTTCGACAACTTCGCGTTTGCCTACATGCTGGGGTCGCTTGCGCTCGCAGTCATCCTGTTCGATTCGGGCTTCGGGACATCGGTTCACTCCTTCCGCGTCGCCGCATGGCCTGCGCTCACCCTTGCCTCGATAGGCGTGGTCCTGACCGCCTCGCTCTTCGCATTCGGCGCCATGCTGCTGCTCGACCTCACTTGGCTAGAGGGCCTTCTGCTCGGCTCCATCGTCGGTTCTACCGATGCGGCGGCTGTCTTCTTCCTGCTGCGCATCGGCGGCATCAACATCCGCGACCAGGTCCGGTCTACGCTGGAAGTGGAATCCGGCACCAACGACCCCATGGCGATCTTCCTGACGATTGCACTTGTCGAGGTGCTAGCCAGTGGGGAAGGCATCTCCGGCCTCAACGCAGACTTCCTGATGCTGTTCATAGAGCAGATGGCGCTCGGCCTGATCTTCGGCCTGCTGGGCGGCATGATGATCGTCTGGATCCTCAACCGCTTTACCTCCGACCGCAGCCTCGCACCCATCTTCGCGCTCGCCCTCGGCCTTCTCGTCTTCGCCTTCACGGGCGCGATCGGCGGCAGCGGCTTCCTGGCCGTCTATGTCGCTGGCATTTATTCCGGCAACCGCAAGATCTTCGCGCGGGAAGCCATCGCTCGCTTCCACGCCGGACTGACCTGGCTTGCCCAGATCATCATGTTCATCGTACTCGGACTGCTTGCCACCCCCTCTCAGTTCCCCTCAATCGCCATCCCGGCGATACTCCTCGGGCTCTTCCTGGTCTTCATCGCCCGCCCGCTGGCAGTCTGGCTGAGCCTCCTGCCCTTCCAGATGACGCAGCAGGAGACGGGCTTCGTGGCCTGGGTAGGCTTGCGCGGCGCGGTCTCGATCCTCCTCGCCATCCTGCCGCTGCTCGGCGGCATGGAAAACGGCCTCCTGTTCTTCAACACTGCCTTCATCATCGTCATGGTCTCGCTGGTTCTGCAGGGCTGGACCATCAAGCCCGTGGCGCGCAAGCTCGGGCTGATCATTCCGCCGCGCATGGGCGAGGTCGACAAGATCGAGCTCGACCTGCCGGGCAAGTCGACCCATGAACTCATTTCATATCGAGTTATGAAAGAGAGCCCTGTCCTGCGGGGCGAACGGATCCCGCGCTGGGCCATGCCGTCGCTCGTCATCCGCGACGGTCGCAGCATGCGCTATCAGTACGCGGGCCGCCTGCAGGAGGGTGACCAGGTCTACCTGTTCGTCACGCCGAACTACATCCGCTTGCTGGACCGCCTTTTTGCCAGTCGCGCACCGGTGGAAGAGGACGACGAGGATTTCTTCGGCGCCTTCTCGATTTCGCCGTCCCGACCCGCCAAGGAACTGGATGCCGCCTATGGGCCAGGCCTTCTGTCCCCGACCGAGCAGCACATGACCATCGCGGATCTCCTGACGCATCGGCTCGGGGGAAGAGCGGAATATGCCGACCGGGTCCGCTTCGGATCCGTGGTGCTGATCGTGCGGGATCTCGACGAACAGGACGCCATCAAGAGCGTCGGCGTTTCCCTCGAGCCGGTAGAACCGGCCACGGCCCTGCCCGTGTTCATCAACATGCGCGAGATCGCCCACCGAATCCGCGATCGGCTCCGGCAGTATCGCGGCAAATCGGCCAAGCCGCCGGAGGCAGGCCATCGCGGCGAGGAGAGTCACTAA
- a CDS encoding phosphoglycerate kinase has translation MPAFKTLDDLTDIAGKRVLLRVDLNVPVADGEVTDATRIERVAPTIRELSDKGAKVILLAHFGRPKGAVVPDMSLSVISSAVEQVLDHAVFFASDCIGAPAEEAISAMNNGDILLLENTRFHKGEEKNDPDFTAALAKNGDIYVNDAFSAAHRAHASTEGLAHHLPSYAGRTMQAELEALEKGLGNPARPVVAIVGGAKVSTKIDLLMNLVKKVDALVIGGGMANTFLAARGVSVGKSLCEHDLATTANNIMAEAEASGCAIVLPVDGVIAREFKADAESEVVAIDAIPADAMVLDVGPESIEKVNDWISKAQTLVWNGPLGAFEIAPFDRATVAAARHAAEETRSGRLVSIAGGGDTVAALNHAGVADDFTYISTAGGAFLEWMEGKELPGVAVLAK, from the coding sequence ATGCCTGCTTTCAAGACTCTTGACGACCTCACCGACATTGCCGGGAAGCGTGTGCTCCTGCGCGTCGATCTCAATGTTCCGGTTGCAGACGGTGAAGTGACCGATGCAACCCGTATCGAGCGCGTCGCGCCGACAATCCGTGAGCTCTCCGACAAGGGGGCCAAGGTGATCCTGCTCGCGCATTTCGGCCGTCCCAAGGGAGCAGTGGTCCCAGATATGTCCTTGTCGGTAATCTCGTCGGCGGTAGAACAGGTTCTGGACCACGCCGTCTTCTTTGCCTCCGACTGCATCGGAGCGCCAGCCGAGGAGGCCATCTCCGCGATGAACAACGGCGATATCCTGCTCCTCGAAAACACGCGCTTTCACAAGGGCGAGGAGAAGAACGATCCCGACTTCACCGCGGCACTCGCGAAGAACGGGGACATCTACGTCAACGACGCCTTTTCCGCCGCCCATCGCGCCCACGCATCGACCGAGGGTCTGGCCCATCACCTGCCCTCCTATGCCGGGCGCACGATGCAGGCGGAGCTCGAGGCTCTCGAAAAGGGCCTCGGCAACCCCGCCCGTCCCGTGGTCGCGATCGTCGGCGGCGCCAAGGTGTCCACCAAGATCGACCTCCTGATGAACCTCGTGAAGAAGGTGGACGCGCTGGTCATCGGCGGCGGCATGGCGAACACCTTCCTGGCCGCCCGCGGCGTTTCCGTCGGCAAGTCGCTGTGCGAGCACGATCTTGCGACGACCGCGAACAACATCATGGCAGAAGCGGAAGCCTCCGGCTGCGCCATCGTCCTGCCGGTAGACGGTGTCATCGCCCGGGAGTTCAAGGCGGACGCCGAGAGCGAAGTGGTGGCCATCGACGCAATCCCGGCCGATGCGATGGTGCTGGACGTGGGACCGGAGTCCATCGAGAAGGTCAATGACTGGATCTCCAAGGCGCAGACGCTGGTCTGGAACGGGCCGCTTGGGGCATTCGAGATCGCGCCCTTCGACAGGGCAACTGTCGCGGCTGCCCGTCACGCTGCGGAGGAGACGCGGTCCGGCAGGCTCGTGTCGATCGCTGGTGGCGGCGATACGGTCGCTGCCCTGAACCACGCCGGCGTCGCAGACGACTTCACCTATATCTCGACGGCGGGCGGCGCCTTCCTCGAGTGGATGGAAGGCAAGGAGCTTCCGGGCGTCGCGGTGCTCGCGAAGTAA
- a CDS encoding fructose bisphosphate aldolase, whose product MVDAKMLGKISSAPGFIAALDQSGGSTPKALSLYGISESDYQGDEEMFRLMHAMRVRIMSAPAFTGDKVIGAILFERTMDGDVDGQPVPSYLWEKRGVVPFLKVDKGLEAEQNGVQMMKAMPDLDALLVRGREKGIFGTKMRSVIAEADKAGIAAVVKQQFEVGRQIIGQGLVPIIEPEVSIKSPTKEEAEAILRDEIAQQLDKLPTGENVMLKLTIPTVADFYAPLIAHKSVIRVVALSGGYTTADACEKLSHNRGMIASFSRALTEKLRVSMSDAEFNSSLAETIDQIYAASVNKA is encoded by the coding sequence ATGGTCGACGCGAAGATGTTGGGAAAGATCAGCTCGGCACCGGGCTTCATCGCGGCTCTCGACCAGAGCGGTGGCTCGACTCCGAAGGCCCTGAGCCTCTACGGCATCTCGGAATCCGACTACCAGGGCGACGAAGAGATGTTCCGCCTGATGCATGCCATGCGCGTCCGCATCATGAGCGCGCCCGCCTTTACCGGGGACAAGGTCATCGGCGCTATCCTGTTCGAACGCACCATGGATGGTGACGTCGACGGGCAGCCCGTCCCCTCCTACCTCTGGGAAAAGCGCGGCGTCGTTCCGTTCCTCAAGGTCGACAAGGGCCTGGAGGCGGAGCAGAACGGCGTCCAGATGATGAAGGCCATGCCTGATCTTGATGCGCTCCTGGTCCGCGGTCGCGAGAAGGGCATCTTCGGTACCAAGATGCGCTCGGTGATTGCGGAAGCCGACAAGGCAGGAATCGCCGCCGTGGTGAAGCAGCAGTTCGAGGTGGGTCGCCAGATCATCGGCCAGGGCCTCGTGCCGATCATCGAGCCTGAAGTCTCGATCAAGAGCCCGACGAAGGAAGAGGCCGAGGCGATCCTGCGAGATGAGATCGCGCAGCAGCTCGACAAGCTCCCGACGGGTGAGAACGTCATGCTGAAGCTGACGATCCCGACGGTGGCGGATTTCTACGCGCCGCTCATCGCCCACAAGTCGGTGATCCGCGTCGTTGCCCTTTCCGGCGGCTACACCACCGCGGACGCCTGTGAGAAGCTGAGCCATAACCGTGGCATGATCGCCAGCTTCTCACGCGCGCTGACGGAAAAGCTGCGCGTTTCCATGAGTGACGCGGAGTTTAATTCCAGCCTGGCCGAAACGATCGATCAGATCTACGCCGCAAGCGTCAACAAGGCCTGA
- a CDS encoding MFS transporter: protein MRRNLLPILALLTSTLFLFLGNGLQGLLLPVRGSAEGYSNEILGLIGTTWATGFVVGCFVAPNLVRRIGHVRAFAGFGALICLNVLLTGILVDQTAWLILRAVTGFCTAGTSMIIESWLNERATNESRGAIFSFYISITLFGVVGGQMMVPFADVSTPILFMICGILYCLAIIPTAVSRAASPQPLKRVRLDLKGLYRNSPVSFIAILLIGTANGAYGTLVAVFGARAGLTEDMIAIMVSVTILAGAVAQFPAGRLSDRMDRRYVLAGLAGLGAVAGVGLSVFQPANVYMILILVSLYGAAANALYPIAVAHANDHASSEDFVKISGGLLLLYGVGTIIGPSLGGPVMTWLGPHALFAVTALSHILVTAYAIFRSRIRAPVPVEERDSYAGSPALAPSLTTPESLLLNPRAAEGGSDQDQERTAS, encoded by the coding sequence ATGCGACGTAATCTCCTCCCCATTCTGGCGCTCCTGACGAGCACGCTCTTCCTGTTCCTCGGCAACGGGCTGCAGGGTCTGCTGCTCCCGGTCCGCGGCTCGGCCGAAGGCTATTCGAACGAGATCCTCGGCCTGATCGGCACCACCTGGGCGACGGGTTTCGTCGTCGGCTGCTTCGTCGCTCCGAACCTCGTGCGCCGCATCGGCCATGTGCGTGCGTTTGCGGGTTTCGGGGCCCTCATATGCCTCAACGTCCTGCTCACCGGCATCCTCGTCGACCAGACGGCCTGGCTGATCCTGCGTGCCGTTACCGGCTTCTGCACCGCCGGCACCTCGATGATCATCGAAAGCTGGCTGAACGAGCGCGCCACGAACGAGAGCCGGGGGGCGATCTTCTCCTTCTATATCTCGATCACCCTGTTCGGTGTGGTCGGCGGGCAGATGATGGTGCCCTTTGCAGACGTGTCGACACCCATCCTGTTCATGATCTGCGGCATCCTCTACTGCCTTGCGATCATCCCGACAGCCGTATCGAGGGCAGCGTCACCACAGCCCCTGAAGCGCGTGCGGCTTGACCTCAAGGGCCTTTACCGGAACTCGCCCGTTTCCTTCATCGCCATCCTGCTGATCGGAACCGCCAATGGCGCCTATGGCACGCTGGTGGCGGTTTTCGGTGCCCGCGCCGGACTGACGGAAGACATGATCGCAATCATGGTCAGTGTCACGATCCTGGCCGGTGCCGTGGCGCAGTTCCCTGCGGGCCGCCTGTCGGACCGCATGGACCGCCGATATGTCCTCGCAGGCCTGGCAGGCCTTGGAGCGGTCGCCGGCGTAGGATTGAGCGTCTTCCAGCCCGCAAACGTCTACATGATCCTGATCCTTGTCAGCCTCTATGGAGCGGCGGCCAACGCACTTTATCCCATTGCTGTCGCCCATGCGAACGACCATGCCTCGTCCGAAGATTTCGTGAAGATTTCCGGTGGTCTGCTCCTCCTCTACGGAGTGGGCACGATAATCGGGCCGTCCCTCGGCGGTCCGGTCATGACCTGGCTCGGCCCCCACGCGCTCTTCGCCGTCACCGCGCTTTCCCATATCCTGGTGACCGCCTATGCGATCTTCAGAAGCCGGATCAGGGCGCCGGTACCGGTGGAGGAACGCGACAGCTATGCCGGCTCGCCGGCACTTGCGCCTTCCTTGACGACTCCGGAGAGCCTGCTGCTTAATCCTCGTGCGGCCGAAGGCGGCAGTGATCAGGATCAGGAGAGGACAGCGTCATGA
- a CDS encoding DUF1192 domain-containing protein, with protein sequence MSFMDDDRPKKPVSHEIGCELDALSADELDRRIALLQDEIRRLEAEKQKKAAGRRAADSFFRS encoded by the coding sequence ATGAGCTTCATGGATGACGACAGACCGAAGAAGCCGGTTTCCCACGAGATCGGTTGCGAACTGGACGCCCTGTCGGCCGATGAACTCGACAGGCGAATTGCACTCCTGCAGGACGAAATCCGTCGCCTGGAGGCGGAAAAGCAGAAGAAAGCAGCCGGCCGACGCGCTGCGGACAGTTTCTTCCGCTCCTGA
- a CDS encoding DUF1465 family protein — protein MSEHGLNTVNFAGRAAASSQFKALYTEGMSLVEETASYLDGPGRAASKVLPRVASVLYAAESMRLTTRLMQMASWLLLQRAVNNGEMSRDQVLAEKNKVRLDGFNVDKNAPGWLDLPEGFRDLVERSLRLQNRVALLDREIYRPGDAPVPSNENGVRAQLNLLHTAFGA, from the coding sequence ATGTCCGAACACGGATTGAACACTGTCAACTTCGCAGGCCGCGCCGCAGCCTCGTCGCAGTTCAAGGCGCTATATACCGAGGGCATGTCGCTGGTCGAAGAGACCGCGAGCTACCTCGATGGCCCCGGTCGCGCCGCCTCCAAGGTCCTGCCGCGTGTGGCTTCGGTCCTCTACGCAGCCGAATCCATGCGCCTGACCACCCGCCTGATGCAGATGGCCTCGTGGCTCCTGCTGCAGCGCGCCGTCAACAATGGCGAGATGAGCCGCGATCAGGTCCTTGCCGAAAAGAACAAGGTCCGCCTCGATGGCTTCAACGTCGACAAGAACGCGCCGGGCTGGCTCGACCTGCCCGAAGGCTTCCGTGACCTTGTCGAGCGTTCGCTGCGATTGCAGAATCGCGTCGCCCTGCTCGATCGTGAAATTTACCGCCCGGGCGACGCCCCAGTGCCGAGCAACGAGAATGGCGTTCGTGCCCAGTTGAACCTGCTGCACACAGCCTTCGGCGCCTGA
- the rpmE gene encoding 50S ribosomal protein L31: MKADIHPQYHTIKVVMTDGTEYETRSTWGSEGATMNLEIDPKSHPAWTGGNQQLMDRGGRVSKFNKRFGGLGL, translated from the coding sequence ATGAAGGCTGACATCCATCCGCAATACCACACGATCAAGGTCGTCATGACCGACGGCACCGAGTACGAAACCCGCTCGACCTGGGGTTCGGAAGGCGCCACCATGAACCTTGAAATCGATCCGAAGTCGCACCCGGCCTGGACCGGCGGCAACCAGCAGCTCATGGACCGCGGCGGCCGCGTTTCCAAGTTCAACAAGCGCTTCGGCGGCCTCGGCCTCTAA
- a CDS encoding ABC transporter transmembrane domain-containing protein, protein MKPQTGWPRLPNSMRSLYRKGAGSTSGAGLRKESDRSGGKVAYSEDRQPKGKAIRPLARLLPYLSRYRGLVMGALFALVLSAATTLALPLAVRRMVDHGFAAADGSFINNYFGMLLGLATLLALASALRYYFVITVGERVVADLRRDVFARVTSLSPAFFDVNQSGEIVSRLIADTTQIKSAFGSAASQALRNTILCLGAMAMMIYTSPQLSGLALGAIPVIVFPLVAFGRSVRKRSRAAQDTLARTSAFASETIGATRTVQAFNGEAAATARYAATVEDAFAAARAAIRSRALLTGFAIFMVFGSIVGVLWYGAQNVLAGTMTAGTLGQFVLYSVIAASALGQLSEVWGELSQAGGAAERLTELLHEIPAVCEPASPIPLPRPPRGAVTFENVSFAYPSRENSVTLNGLSLDVRPGETVAIVGPSGAGKSTIFSLLLRFYDPVSGTIRLDGIDLREASLSDIRSRLALVPQDVTIFAASIHDNIAFGSTGVSRDAVRAAAIAAQAHEFIERLDSGYDTLAGERGVTLSGGQRQRIAIARAILRDAPVLLLDEATSALDAESETLVQKALDGLMKERTTLVIAHRLATVLKADRILVMDEGRIVEEGTHQSLVAKGGLYARLARLQFHDIDREAVSAPLA, encoded by the coding sequence ATGAAGCCGCAGACCGGCTGGCCACGGCTTCCCAATTCGATGCGGAGCCTATACAGGAAGGGCGCCGGAAGCACAAGTGGCGCCGGTCTCAGAAAAGAGTCCGATCGCTCTGGGGGTAAAGTGGCGTATTCAGAAGACAGACAGCCGAAAGGCAAGGCGATCCGACCGCTGGCAAGGCTTCTTCCCTATCTGTCCCGCTATCGCGGCCTCGTCATGGGGGCCCTCTTCGCCCTCGTCCTTTCCGCCGCAACAACCCTTGCCCTTCCACTCGCAGTCCGGCGTATGGTGGATCACGGCTTCGCCGCCGCCGACGGCAGCTTCATCAACAACTACTTCGGCATGCTGCTCGGGCTGGCCACGCTTCTCGCACTGGCGAGCGCGCTTCGCTACTATTTCGTGATCACAGTGGGAGAACGTGTGGTTGCGGATCTTCGCCGCGACGTCTTCGCGCGCGTCACCAGCCTTTCGCCGGCCTTTTTCGACGTCAACCAGTCTGGCGAGATCGTCTCGCGCCTTATCGCCGACACCACCCAGATCAAGTCCGCTTTCGGATCGGCGGCCTCTCAGGCGCTGCGCAACACCATCCTCTGTCTCGGGGCGATGGCCATGATGATCTACACGAGCCCGCAGCTCTCGGGGCTCGCTCTCGGCGCCATTCCGGTCATCGTCTTCCCGCTGGTCGCCTTCGGGCGCTCCGTCCGCAAGCGCTCGCGCGCTGCACAGGATACACTCGCCCGCACCTCCGCCTTCGCATCCGAGACGATCGGCGCGACCCGAACGGTCCAGGCCTTCAACGGCGAGGCCGCCGCCACCGCCCGCTATGCCGCTACCGTCGAGGATGCATTCGCCGCGGCCCGGGCCGCGATCCGCTCGCGGGCGCTTCTGACCGGCTTTGCGATCTTCATGGTATTCGGCAGCATTGTCGGCGTGTTGTGGTACGGCGCCCAGAATGTGCTGGCCGGTACGATGACGGCAGGGACGCTTGGCCAGTTCGTCCTCTACTCGGTGATTGCCGCAAGCGCGCTTGGCCAGTTGTCGGAAGTCTGGGGCGAACTTTCACAGGCCGGCGGCGCCGCCGAACGCCTGACGGAACTGCTGCACGAGATCCCGGCGGTCTGCGAGCCTGCCTCGCCCATCCCCCTGCCGAGGCCGCCGCGCGGTGCCGTCACCTTCGAGAACGTCTCCTTCGCCTACCCCTCCCGCGAGAACAGCGTGACGCTGAACGGGCTCTCGCTCGATGTCCGCCCCGGCGAGACGGTCGCGATCGTCGGCCCTTCCGGCGCCGGCAAGAGCACGATATTCTCTCTTCTGCTGCGCTTCTACGATCCCGTCTCCGGAACCATACGCCTGGACGGTATCGACCTGAGGGAGGCGTCGCTCTCCGACATCCGCAGCCGTCTCGCGCTCGTACCGCAGGACGTGACGATTTTTGCCGCCTCCATCCACGACAACATCGCCTTTGGCAGCACCGGCGTCAGCCGGGACGCCGTGCGTGCCGCCGCCATTGCTGCGCAGGCACACGAATTCATCGAGAGGCTCGACAGCGGCTATGACACGCTTGCCGGCGAGCGCGGCGTCACCCTCTCCGGAGGGCAGCGGCAGCGCATTGCCATCGCCCGCGCCATCCTGCGCGACGCGCCGGTCCTGCTCCTCGACGAGGCAACCTCTGCCCTTGACGCCGAAAGCGAGACACTGGTGCAGAAGGCGCTCGACGGGCTGATGAAGGAGCGGACGACACTGGTGATCGCCCACCGCCTTGCGACCGTCCTGAAGGCGGACCGCATCCTCGTCATGGACGAGGGCCGGATCGTCGAGGAAGGAACGCATCAAAGCCTCGTGGCCAAGGGCGGCCTTTATGCCCGGCTGGCGCGGCTGCAGTTCCACGACATCGATCGCGAGGCCGTCAGCGCTCCGTTAGCTTGA
- a CDS encoding peptidoglycan -binding protein, with product MALVKNRRRERGVDYWPGFVDALSTLLLAIMFLLTVFVLAQFLLSREITGRDEVLNRLNSQIAELTELLALEKGNAQDLEDTLANLQSSLASSESERSRLQALLDQGAGTSDAANARIGQLTQDLNEEQQVSARAMSQIELLNQQIAALRAQIAAVEQALQASEAKDQASQAQIADLGRRLNVALAQRVQELNRYRSDFFGRLREILSDRENIRIVGDRFVFQSEVLFPVGGSELDEAGRAEMAKLAEALLDLAKEIPAEINWVLRVDGHTDNAPLSGTGRYRDNWELSSARATSVVKYLIEQGVPANRLVAAGFGEFQPIAEGDAPEARNQNRRIELKLTER from the coding sequence ATGGCGCTCGTCAAGAACCGCCGACGCGAGCGCGGCGTCGACTACTGGCCGGGTTTTGTCGATGCCCTGTCGACCCTGCTGCTGGCCATCATGTTCCTGCTTACCGTCTTCGTGCTGGCGCAGTTCCTGCTCAGCCGCGAGATCACCGGACGCGACGAGGTGCTGAACCGGCTGAACAGCCAGATTGCGGAACTCACCGAGCTTCTGGCCCTGGAGAAGGGAAATGCGCAGGATCTCGAGGACACGCTCGCCAACCTGCAGTCCTCGCTGGCGAGTTCCGAGAGCGAGAGGTCTCGCCTGCAGGCGCTGCTCGACCAGGGTGCCGGCACGAGCGACGCCGCGAATGCGCGGATCGGCCAGCTGACACAGGATCTCAACGAGGAACAGCAGGTCAGCGCGCGGGCGATGAGCCAGATCGAGCTTCTGAACCAGCAGATCGCCGCCTTGCGGGCGCAGATTGCGGCGGTGGAGCAGGCGCTGCAGGCTTCGGAGGCGAAGGACCAGGCATCACAGGCGCAGATCGCCGACCTCGGCCGACGTCTGAACGTGGCGCTGGCGCAGCGGGTGCAGGAGCTCAACCGCTATCGCTCAGACTTCTTTGGGCGTCTGCGCGAAATCCTCTCCGACCGCGAGAACATCCGCATCGTCGGCGACCGTTTCGTCTTCCAGTCTGAAGTCCTGTTTCCAGTCGGCGGAAGCGAATTGGACGAGGCGGGTCGTGCGGAAATGGCCAAGCTTGCCGAAGCGCTTCTCGATCTTGCCAAGGAGATACCGGCGGAGATCAACTGGGTCCTGCGCGTCGATGGCCACACCGACAACGCGCCGCTTTCCGGCACGGGGCGCTATCGCGACAACTGGGAGCTATCGTCGGCGCGTGCGACGTCCGTAGTGAAATACCTGATCGAGCAGGGCGTGCCGGCCAACCGGCTGGTGGCTGCCGGTTTCGGTGAGTTCCAGCCGATAGCGGAGGGCGATGCCCCGGAGGCTCGAAACCAGAACCGGCGCATCGAGCTCAAGCTAACGGAGCGCTGA